From a single Glycine soja cultivar W05 chromosome 19, ASM419377v2, whole genome shotgun sequence genomic region:
- the LOC114398733 gene encoding uncharacterized protein LOC114398733: protein MVVDPPSPIARHEKWKKARTNKFGQMTSAAAQEIADKIDELQEQAKQGAFVPHGRQDILNTAIGRPEHPGRVRVGGHGVTITSYFGHASYGSHNSSPTITAERLVEIIQTIKQEVKKEVEDENKDRMDKMKMELDAIKSELSQIHTQQSAPPRPSNPDVFVARVSTKESCAEVANNVVGNERSTFDTCSMGFYIVCGDSTQLVAGGKVFGVGGTIHTVAYGDDVVRVCVDTVYDGEAIVPLPTSEIQYVRDAVNSFIGWPRHLVKPLSYDSDLNVRKPVEHSSDAKLAGEFDPLGELMKILFYVYQNPVEVSWEANQFGLPEIGAKFYITHADLAEIISGDKCLNIAILQLWTIFMNECGRSKADQSLYGLLDSQSIQNAKERRQQCQQYIETWVKESQRQLYLGAYLHQAHWQLFVLHPRENTVVWFCSLRKKPDINIKGAINMFYSNIQIMASFSW, encoded by the exons ATGGTcgtcgaccctccatcccctaTTGCGAGACATGAGAAGTGGAAAAAGGCTAGGACAAACAAATTTGGACAAATGACATCTGCAGCAGCTCAAGAAATCGCAGACAAAATT GATGAATTACAAGAACAAGCTAAACAGGGAGCTTTTGTCCCACATGGTCGTCAAGACATCCTAAACACTGCCATTGGTCGTCCAGAGCATCCTGGACGTGTTCGTGTCGGTGGACATGGTGTGACCATAACCAGCTACTTTGGACATGCTTCCTATGGGTCCCACAATTCTTCGCCTACGATCACCGCTGAAAGATTGGTTGAAATCATACAAACTATAAAGCAAGAGGTGAAGAAAGAGGTAGAAGACGAGAACAAAGACCGTATGGACAAGATGAAAATGGAGTTGGATGCGATCAAGAGTGAATTATCCCAAATTCATACGCAACAGTCAGCTCCCCCAAGACCGTCTAACCCTGACGTATTTGTTGCACGTGTTAGCACGAAAGAGAGTTGTGCTGAAGTTGCTAATAATGTTGTTGGTAACGAGCGGTCTACATTTGATACATGTAGTATGGGCTTCTACATTGTTTGTGGTGACAGTACACAGCTGGTGGCAGGGGGAAAGGTCTTTGGAGTAGGTGGCACGATACACACTGTTGCTTATGGAGATGATGTAGTAAGGGTGTGTGTTGACACTGTATACGATGGTGAAGCCATTGTCCCGTTACCCACTTCAGAGATTCAGTATGTCAGGGACGCCGTGAACTCATTCATTGGATGGCCCAGACATCTAGTGAAACCTTTATCTTAT GATTCTGACCTTAATGTGCGGAAGCCAGTTGAACATAGTAGTGATGCAAAGCTTGCAGGTGAATTCGATCCATTGGGAGAGTTGATgaagatattgttttatgtgtaCCAGAATCCAGTGGAAGTGTCGTGGGAGGCGAACCAATTTGGACTTCCTGAGATTGGGGCAAAATTTTACATCACACATGCAGATCTAGCAGAAATAATATCAGGTGACAAGTGTTTAAACATAGCGATACTACAATTGTGGACCAT ATTTATGAATGAGTGCGGTAGAAGCAAAGCTGATCAGTCACTATATGGTTTGCTGGATTCTCAATCTATACAAAATGCTAAGGAAAGACGTCAACAATGCCAACAATACATTGAAACATGGGTCAAGGAATCACAAAGGCAGTTGTATTTAGGAGCTTACTTGCATCA GGCACATTGGCAACTATTTGTTCTCCACCCAAGGGAAAACACGGTCGTTTGGTTTTGTTCTCTAAGGAAGAAGCCTGATATTAACATCAAAGGCGCAATTAACATGTTCTATTCAAATATACAAATCATGGCATCCTTTAGTTGGTAA
- the LOC114397953 gene encoding probable calcium-binding protein CML31, translating to MDKLSQYERLFNQFDENGDGKISASELWQCVEAMGGELSEKDAEAAVALMDSDGDGLVGFDDFLRFVEGGKEEEKEDGLKEAFKMYEMDGSGCITPRSLKRMLSRLGESRSIDECKVMIARFDLDGDGVLTFDEFKVMML from the coding sequence ATGGACAAGCTAAGCCAATATGAACGTCTGTTCAACCAATTTGATGAGAATGGAGATGGCAAGATATCGGCGTCGGAGCTCTGGCAATGTGTGGAGGCCATGGGCGGGGAGTTGTCGGAGAAGGACGCGGAGGCGGCAGTGGCATTGATGGACTCGGACGGCGATGGGCTGGTGGGGTTTGATGATTTTCTGAGGTTTGTGGAGGGAGggaaagaggaagagaaagaggatGGCTTGAAGGAGGCTTTTAAGATGTATGAGATGGATGGGAGTGGTTGCATCACACCGAGGAGTCTTAAAAGGATGCTTAGTAGGTTAGGTGAATCTAGGAGCATAGAtgagtgtaaagttatgatAGCTAGATTTGATCTTGATGGAGATGGGGTGCTTACTTTCGATGAATTTAAGGTCATGATGTTGTAA